The DNA sequence TTGCGCGTACGCATGAAGAAGTTGCGGAGTCTGCTGCGGCTTGCCGAGGCGATGGCGCCGGGAGATGGCCCGCCCAAGGGCCCCATGCGCCGGTTGCTCGCGCTCTTCAAGATGGCTGGCGAACAGCGCGAGACGGTGGTCTCCGCCAAGGTGGTGCGCTCGCTGCCGCTGCGCGATCCCACCTCGGCGGAGCCCTACGTGACCGATCTCGGCGATCGAGGCCGCAAGGCGGGCAAAGCCATGCGGAAGGCCATGGACGACCTGCGACCTCGCGACATCCAACGGCTGCGGCGCCACCTGGGTACGGTGGGCAATGCGCTCACGCACACACAGGAGCGCAAGGCCGCGCGGCGCTACGTGGCGATGGAGATGCGGCGGGCCCGCACCCTGCTGCGGCGCGGCGCCCCGGGTGAGGAGTTGCACGAGGTGCGCAAGCACCTGAAGAATGCCTGGCACACGCTGCGTCTCCTGGGTGACACAGGACCACTCGACGAGCGGCAAAATGATCTGTTGGGGCGGTTGGACGGCCTGCAGGAAAACCTCGGCGACTGGCACGACATCCAGGTGGTGGTGGAAGACCTGGACCGGACCGAACGCCGGCCAGCCGTGCTGCGCCGGGCCGCCATGGCCAGACAGCGCCGCGAACGAAATAGATTGATGCGGTCGCTGCAGAAAGCGCTTGAGCCTTGAACCCCGGCGATACGGCTGTTCAGATCGCTCCCACGCCCAGCATCAGCGCAGGTTCCTCCATCAACGTTTTGAACATGTTGAGGAACTCCGCACCGGTAACGCCGTCCACCACACGGTGGTCACAGCTCAGGGTCACCTTCATGGTGTGGCCCGGCACGATCCGCCC is a window from the Flavobacteriales bacterium genome containing:
- a CDS encoding CHAD domain-containing protein, with product MAFLLAGHGRELLERFGEALRVARERPTEKRVHGLRVRMKKLRSLLRLAEAMAPGDGPPKGPMRRLLALFKMAGEQRETVVSAKVVRSLPLRDPTSAEPYVTDLGDRGRKAGKAMRKAMDDLRPRDIQRLRRHLGTVGNALTHTQERKAARRYVAMEMRRARTLLRRGAPGEELHEVRKHLKNAWHTLRLLGDTGPLDERQNDLLGRLDGLQENLGDWHDIQVVVEDLDRTERRPAVLRRAAMARQRRERNRLMRSLQKALEP